A window from Mya arenaria isolate MELC-2E11 chromosome 9, ASM2691426v1 encodes these proteins:
- the LOC128203622 gene encoding eukaryotic translation initiation factor 4 gamma 3-like, whose translation MHGLEDLLNDAQRVEKDAAVNREKNNLAKEDNLKAVRDFRKDIDDYFDKLQIKVEQEIRQCHSRNEGMLTEQLKTCLEVKEKALIKQKQINSIVQKNLKCTLYARPENLRTEIATLKQTLNEASRQARCGMYEFQKNDVVQSLILTESVLGTLKDNRSGIEVLTYTLPEHVERNEKLMQTRGLPSQPNRQNNKSGSLPCEMAKPITTTEVQLNKAKKPWKQRRLNSGTSRKEVEKNDVVVESQGLPCQPNMQKNKPGPSPCEMNQSIRTTEVQLHKAKKPWKQRRQKSGTNTKEGEQNDAVIESRGLPSQLSRQNNKSGPSPCELTKTIRTTEVQVHKAKKPCKQGRLNSGTNKKEVEENDAVIKSRGKSIQPSQTKSDPQPCQTNQSIRTTEVELHKAKRPWKPRRLESADSEKEVEENDASIEGLCKKTLIIMNKLTPQKFQVLVSQMKALKIDTEDKLKGVVDLVFEKAISEPEYSEVYANMCKCLSMLKVKSDLKPGKMVIFRVVLLARCEREFKTKYRQIPVLPPDVRNSPKCKEENRKEELTYGEDKARQRSLGNIRFIGELFKQKMFSRRSMHNCVFKLLRAKDPDSLACACRLLTTIGKELDTDKDKPRMDQYFEQMAKLANDKNSATVVRFMLQDIISVRLNKWIPRCLDINPKTIDQIHMEVAKEMQMKALLSQEVKELQKTHKGDRRGPTSGQIVGGGAGGGADGWSMEGKQPQLASVDRSKDQTQISKQNVDEEINLGSDKTSMDRKTSSAPANRSGKGFDRRIPATSPGRRKGHDRGRLWTPLNLRTRLSQEQIKQDIKWGLVNTKRGGSTLTTPSTGLPMTEIAERLHDLVVVRREDNETLFNWIESNIDDTAKANTQFIRELMTAVCQSSIKGEKGKEEVVPSDISKRRNLLRKYLGHKPMFELQALFALQVLVVRLEYPQGLLKSLFDILYDENIISEDAFVEWKRSEDEPDGKNTALEHVVQFFEWLT comes from the exons ATGCATGGGTTAGAGGATTTATTGAATGACGCACAACGTGTAGAAAAAGATGCCGCTGTCAATAGAGAGAAAAACAATTTAGCCAAAGAAGATAATTTGAAAGCTGTACGTGATTTTAGAAAAGACATTGACGATTATTTTGACAAGTTACAAATAAAAGTAGAACAAGAGATAAGACAATGTCATTCGAGAAATGAAGGCATGTTAACTGAACAACTTAAAACATGCcttgaagtaaaagaaaaagcgctgataaaacaaaagcaaattaATTCAATAGTACAGAAAAATCTAAAGTGCACTCTATATGCAAGACCTGAGAACTTACGAACAGAAATAGCTACCCTGAAACAAACCTTAAATGAAGCTTCAAGACAGGCCAGGTGTGGAATGTACGAATTCCAGAAAAATGATGTCGTTCAAAGCCTGATATTGACGGAAAGTGTATTAGGCACATTAAAAGATAACCGCAGTGGAATCGAAGTGCTTACTTACACTTTACCTGAACATGTAGAACGCAACGAAAAGCTTATGCag ACCCGAGGCTTGCCAAGCCAGCCGAACAGACAAAATAACAAGTCTGGTTCGTTGCCTTGTGAAATGGCCAAGCCCATTACAACGACAGAGGTGCAGCTAAACAAAGCGAAGAAGCCCTGGAAACAAAGACGTTTAAATTCAGGCACCAGCAGAAAGGAAGTGGAGAAGAATGACGTTGTCGTAGAG TCCCAAGGCTTGCCTTGCCAGCCGAACATGCAAAAGAACAAGCCTGGTCCTTCTCCTTGCGAAATGAACCAGTCCATTAGAACGACAGAGGTGCAGCTACATAAAGCAAAGAAGCCCTGGAAACAAAGACGTCAAAAATCCGGCACTAACACGAAGGAAGGAGAGCAGAACGACGCTGTCATAGAG TCCCGAGGTTTGCCTAGCCAGCTGAGCAGACAAAATAACAAGTCTGGTCCTTCGCCTTGCGAATTGACCAAAACCATTAGAACGACAGAGGTGCAGGTACACAAAGCAAAGAAGCCTTGTAAACAAGGACGTCTGAATTCCGGCACCAACAAGAAAGAAGTGGAGGAGAACGACGCTGTCATAAAG TCCCGAGGCAAGTCTATTCAGCCGAGTCAAACGAAGTCGGATCCGCAACCTTGCCAAACCAACCAGTCAATTAGAACGACCGAAGTGGAGCTTCACAAAGCAAAGAGGCCATGGAAACCAAGACGTCTGGAATCCGCAGACAGTGAGAAGGAAGTGGAGGAAAACGACGCTTCCATAGAG GGCCTATGCAAGAAAACACTGATTATCATGAACAAGCTGACACCGCAGAAGTTCCAGGTACTCGTGTCACAGATGAAGGCTCTTAAGATTGACACGGAAGATAAACTGAAGGGAGTCGTTGATCTTGTCTTTGAGAAG GCCATCAGTGAACCTGAATATAGTGAAGTttatgcaaacatgtgtaaatGCCTTTCAATG TTAAAAGTCAAGTCCGACTTAAAACCAGGGAAGATGGTTATTTTTCGAGTTGTGTTGTTGGCGCGATGTGAACGTGAATTCAAAACCAAATACCGTCAAATCCCGGTTTTGCCACCAGACGTGAGGAATTCGCCTAAATGTAAAGAG GAAAATAGAAAAGAAGAATTAACTTATGGAGAAGACAAAGCAAGACAAAGATCTCTAGGAAATATAAG GTTCATCGGGGAATTATTcaagcaaaaaatgttttctcGAAGAAGTATGCATAATTGTGTGTTCAAATTACTACGGGCTAAGGATCCTGATAGTTTAGCGTGTGCGTGTAGGTTACTGACCACTATAGGAAAAGAACTTGATACTGACAAGGACAAG cCCCGTATGGATCAGTATTTCGAACAGATGGCCAAACTAGCTAATGATAAAAACAGCGCTACAGTAGTTAGATTTATGCTTCAAGATATTATATCTGTTAGATTA AACAAGTGGATACCTCGATGTTTAGATATCAACCCCAAGACCATCGACCAGATCCACATGGAAGTCGCAAAGGAAATGCAGATGAAGGCCCTTTTATCTCAAGAAGTAAAGGAACTACAAAAGACACATAAAGGAG atcgGCGCGGTCCAACCAGTGGTCAGATAGTTGGTGGTGGTGCTGGAGGGGGAGCCGACGGTTGGAGTATGGAAGGAAAACAACCACAACTGGCATCAGTTGACCGGTCTAAAGACCAAACACAAATCTCCAAG CAAAACGTGGACGAGGAAATCAACTTAGGTTCTGATAAGACCTCAATGGACAGGAAAACATCTAGCGCTCCAGCTAACAG GTCAGGGAAAGGCTTTGATCGGCGAATCCCAGCCACAAGTCCCGGACGTCGAAAAGGGCATGACAGAGGACGGCTTTGGACACCTCTGAACCTCAGAACCAGACTATCACAGGAACAAATCAAACAGGATATTAAATGG GGTCTAGTGAACACCAAACGTGGAGGGAGCACTCTTACTACACCTTCAACTGGCCTTCCAATGACAGAAATCGCAGAGCGCTTGCACGATCTTGTCGTTGTTCGGCGGGAAGATAACGAGACGCTATTCAACTGGATCGAGTCTAACATTGACGATACGGCTAAGGCAAACACCCAGTTTATACGGGAGCTTATGACAGCAGTGTGTCAGAGTTCCATTAAAG GTGAGAAGGGCAAGGAGGAAGTAGTACCGAGCGATATCAGCAAACGTAGAAACCTGCTACGAAAGTACCTCGGTCACAAGCCTATGTTCGAACTCCAGGCACTGTTTGCTCTGCAGGTGCTTGTGGTCAGGCTTGAATACCCACAGG GTCTTCTCAAGAGTTTATTCGACATTCTTTACGACGAGAATATTATTTCCGAGGACGCTTTTGTTGAGTGGAAGAGAAGTGAGGACGAGCCGGATGGGAAGAATACGGCCCTTGAACATGTTGTTCAGTTCTTTGAATGGCTTACATAG